In one window of Poriferisphaera corsica DNA:
- a CDS encoding flagellar hook capping FlgD N-terminal domain-containing protein → MTTTGVSATGTQSTTSTSSKYTEMDSGQFVKLMVAELTNQDPFEPNDTSALMEQLSSLRNIESQNALQASLESMVSQQSISQASGLIGYEVTGLDDKNNTVTGIVQSIRVVNGKAQLQLNNNKILGMSRVTDIKVPTNTDEEAPLLWDTNADGEVTTDDYNEWYTRWEKNRDKDPEVGSDGKIKTWQFIDGDFTGDGKVDMTDLTLLQRVFAEINNPTTPST, encoded by the coding sequence ATGACAACAACAGGTGTCTCAGCAACCGGTACTCAATCGACAACTTCAACGAGTAGTAAATACACCGAGATGGACAGCGGTCAGTTCGTTAAGCTCATGGTAGCTGAACTCACGAACCAAGATCCTTTTGAGCCAAATGATACCTCCGCACTCATGGAACAACTCAGTTCGTTGCGTAATATCGAAAGCCAAAACGCACTTCAAGCATCGCTTGAATCGATGGTTAGTCAGCAATCAATCTCACAGGCCAGCGGTCTTATCGGCTACGAAGTCACGGGCCTCGATGATAAAAATAATACCGTTACAGGTATTGTTCAATCGATCCGTGTCGTTAATGGCAAAGCGCAGCTTCAACTCAACAACAACAAGATACTTGGTATGAGCCGGGTCACCGACATTAAAGTCCCGACAAATACAGATGAAGAAGCGCCACTGCTCTGGGATACCAATGCGGATGGTGAGGTCACCACGGATGACTACAACGAGTGGTATACACGTTGGGAGAAAAACCGTGATAAGGATCCTGAAGTCGGTTCGGATGGCAAGATTAAGACATGGCAGTTTATCGACGGTGATTTCACCGGCGACGGTAAGGTCGATATGACAGACCTCACATTATTACAACGTGTTTTTGCCGAAATCAATAACCCCACAACCCCCTCAACATAA
- a CDS encoding sensor histidine kinase, with amino-acid sequence MSGLEGQLEVGGQGEQAVAGQDDPRMAELAQIINAYNEVTDKLQQSHEKLQDEVLRLREELASTNAQLQRSKRLSALGEMAAGIAHEIRNPLAAIQLYASMVEEDLGGDDGDVSNRELAVDNTRKIASAVRGLNGIVNDVLTFARGIELERREVYVCDLFDRVMETHRPAIRESGIVVERDDVACADLRINVDEGMMGQVLLNLVRNAVDAMGDVEGEMRIMRTDVMVKEEDRMVVLVVKDSGPGIGEADVDRIFNPFFTTRNAGTGLGLAIVHRIVDAHGGAIVVRNEGEAGGGAVFEISLPMELNSVSFSEEDQSVGGADEVIMEDGVRDE; translated from the coding sequence ATGTCGGGATTAGAGGGACAACTTGAAGTGGGCGGGCAGGGCGAGCAAGCGGTTGCTGGGCAGGACGATCCGCGGATGGCGGAGCTTGCGCAGATTATCAATGCGTATAACGAGGTGACGGATAAACTGCAGCAGAGTCATGAGAAGCTGCAAGATGAGGTGTTGCGGCTGCGAGAGGAACTCGCGAGCACAAATGCACAGTTGCAACGATCGAAGCGGCTGTCGGCTTTGGGGGAGATGGCGGCGGGGATTGCTCATGAGATTCGAAATCCGCTGGCGGCGATTCAGTTGTATGCGTCGATGGTTGAAGAGGATTTGGGGGGTGATGATGGTGATGTTTCTAACCGTGAGTTAGCGGTGGATAATACGCGAAAGATTGCGAGTGCTGTGCGTGGTTTGAATGGGATTGTGAATGATGTGCTGACGTTTGCAAGAGGGATAGAGTTGGAACGCCGGGAGGTCTATGTTTGTGATTTGTTTGATCGGGTGATGGAGACACATCGACCGGCAATTCGTGAATCGGGGATTGTGGTTGAGCGAGATGATGTGGCGTGTGCGGATCTACGGATTAATGTTGATGAAGGGATGATGGGGCAGGTGTTGTTGAATTTGGTTCGTAACGCGGTGGATGCGATGGGGGATGTTGAGGGGGAGATGCGGATTATGAGAACAGATGTGATGGTGAAGGAGGAGGATCGGATGGTGGTGTTGGTGGTGAAAGATAGTGGGCCGGGGATTGGTGAAGCGGATGTGGATCGTATTTTTAATCCGTTTTTTACGACACGAAATGCGGGTACTGGATTGGGGTTGGCGATTGTGCACCGAATCGTAGATGCGCATGGGGGCGCGATTGTGGTGAGGAATGAGGGAGAAGCAGGGGGGGGAGCGGTGTTTGAGATTAGCTTACCGATGGAATTGAATTCGGTGAGTTTTAGTGAAGAAGATCAAAGCGTCGGCGGAGCTGACGAAGTCATCATGGAAGATGGAGTTAGGGATGAGTAA
- a CDS encoding flagellar hook-length control protein FliK, producing MKTLLQTLDTPRVAMKDAPRTSSRKNADNADTTNFKQSLSSATKESRPSESTANKAEAESNTRDAIETVEKPQHESQTQNTDKTQNSESNTDQETNETTEPVEISEDSEVKQEVNADAIADVMTIQIDAQYIQPEQQQDGQSKVPTIQDLQNIVEEVFNTSDVEIKIENEVDVNKQSPVAQQLQQEQTIEVADQIQVVTENTTQTSEQTTTQTVVSESQSKQATQALEQSQTEQADVVTNTQEQSQKQSEVGPLDQKQAKTTQTQKSESESIIAADGFKHESKKQDIKQSDRPEAASLRDPAMRDAAPMRVDDHTNGAIKINTMNTTPERATQQVQLPTTGTDNEQLNMARVARGLQSAIHQNGGNLTLRLTPESMGTVRIQLQITGAQVNVQLHTEHESARSMLNQHISNLRQSLEHQGLSVERIGVQSMQNSSQSNTNSQSDMSQSDGRSRGEYSGQQGQNNQDNQQDRQKQNNSFTDLFAEESAA from the coding sequence ATGAAAACACTACTTCAAACACTTGATACCCCACGCGTCGCTATGAAAGATGCACCACGTACTTCTTCTCGAAAGAATGCGGATAATGCTGATACGACCAATTTTAAACAATCACTCAGCAGTGCAACAAAAGAATCAAGGCCTAGTGAGTCAACGGCTAATAAAGCCGAAGCAGAATCAAATACGCGTGATGCTATAGAGACTGTTGAAAAGCCTCAACACGAATCTCAAACGCAAAACACGGATAAGACACAAAACAGCGAATCGAATACTGACCAAGAGACCAATGAGACGACAGAACCCGTCGAAATTAGTGAAGATTCCGAGGTCAAGCAAGAAGTCAACGCTGACGCAATAGCAGATGTAATGACCATTCAAATTGATGCTCAATATATCCAACCTGAGCAACAACAGGATGGCCAAAGTAAAGTTCCTACTATCCAGGACTTGCAGAATATCGTTGAAGAGGTTTTTAATACTTCCGATGTTGAGATTAAGATTGAGAACGAAGTTGATGTTAATAAACAATCACCTGTTGCTCAGCAACTTCAGCAGGAACAAACAATTGAAGTAGCCGATCAGATTCAAGTTGTTACCGAGAATACAACACAAACATCAGAACAGACAACAACTCAAACAGTAGTGTCCGAATCGCAAAGCAAACAAGCGACCCAAGCATTAGAGCAAAGTCAGACTGAACAAGCAGACGTCGTAACAAATACTCAAGAGCAATCGCAAAAGCAATCTGAAGTCGGCCCACTTGATCAGAAACAAGCTAAAACAACACAAACGCAAAAATCAGAATCAGAATCCATAATCGCTGCCGATGGTTTCAAGCATGAGAGTAAGAAACAGGATATTAAGCAGAGTGATCGACCCGAAGCAGCATCCTTACGTGATCCTGCAATGAGGGACGCAGCTCCTATGCGTGTAGATGACCATACAAATGGCGCAATCAAAATTAACACAATGAATACGACGCCAGAACGTGCAACACAGCAGGTTCAACTCCCAACCACTGGCACGGATAACGAGCAGCTAAATATGGCACGTGTTGCTCGTGGTCTCCAGTCTGCAATTCATCAAAACGGTGGTAACCTAACACTTCGTCTAACACCGGAATCGATGGGCACTGTACGTATTCAGCTACAGATCACCGGCGCTCAGGTCAATGTTCAGCTACATACTGAACATGAATCAGCACGTTCAATGCTCAATCAACATATCAGTAATCTTCGCCAGTCATTAGAACACCAAGGCCTGAGTGTTGAACGTATCGGTGTGCAAAGCATGCAAAACAGTTCACAGTCAAATACGAACTCGCAATCTGATATGAGCCAATCCGATGGCCGTAGTCGTGGAGAATACTCTGGTCAGCAAGGCCAAAATAATCAAGACAACCAACAAGATCGCCAGAAGCAAAATAACTCATTTACTGATTTATTCGCCGAAGAATCTGCCGCTTAA
- the fliJ gene encoding flagellar export protein FliJ — protein MPRFRFKLDVLLKHRASEEELCQRDLARLLRSRMIFEDELRRMQQTISQSKHQLGQSLLGKVEISRVAEFASYSGQTTMRGHQIVNKMAELEQHILIAREKLLEATKKRKALELLRDKQKAEWIAAENKRETAELDEIATQKYARVMAMGGNV, from the coding sequence ATGCCCCGTTTTCGTTTCAAACTTGATGTACTACTTAAGCACCGTGCTTCGGAAGAAGAACTGTGTCAGAGAGATCTCGCGCGTCTTCTACGATCACGGATGATCTTCGAAGATGAACTCCGCAGGATGCAGCAAACTATTTCACAGTCCAAGCATCAGCTTGGTCAAAGTCTTCTTGGTAAAGTTGAAATCAGCCGTGTTGCTGAGTTTGCAAGTTATAGCGGCCAAACCACGATGCGTGGCCATCAGATCGTTAACAAGATGGCTGAGTTGGAACAACACATTCTGATCGCCCGCGAAAAATTGCTCGAAGCAACCAAAAAGCGCAAAGCGCTTGAGTTACTCCGAGATAAACAGAAAGCGGAATGGATTGCGGCAGAAAATAAGCGCGAAACAGCTGAACTCGATGAGATTGCCACCCAGAAATACGCACGCGTTATGGCGATGGGAGGTAATGTATGA
- a CDS encoding FliH/SctL family protein, whose product MGVLKHESAISALKQAVVLDLSDINKQAAKLRMRAEAKAAEIIAKAETDARQMVQDAKEAFERGQQEGFEDGQSRGMQAGMKQGYDQGLQQGYDEAFQQKFESLQQVQTAWADVIHQWDAYRTRMEVESSEAVTEFALKLAERLVHRVIEVDHTVIVDQVANAFSYILRPMDVAVQINPDDKPILEEAIPNLMGEFRNLKHIELVENKDVTRGGCVVVYGRGEVDAQIETQIERVIDMILPEEPIGAFDNSGVSEMETEQAAPSPDESLQAAMPTEMTEVSDVSNISGIVENHITPEELVMPDLSEDTVYLNEQMMAQSEDLDADHQEQPVVEPVEDESATDPLQG is encoded by the coding sequence ATGGGCGTTCTAAAACATGAATCCGCGATTTCGGCTTTGAAGCAGGCTGTCGTGCTTGATCTGAGTGACATCAACAAGCAGGCTGCAAAATTGCGTATGCGCGCCGAGGCAAAAGCCGCTGAGATTATTGCTAAAGCCGAAACCGATGCTCGGCAGATGGTTCAGGATGCGAAGGAAGCTTTTGAACGTGGGCAGCAAGAAGGTTTTGAAGATGGGCAATCACGCGGCATGCAAGCTGGCATGAAGCAAGGGTATGACCAAGGTTTACAGCAAGGTTATGACGAAGCATTTCAGCAGAAGTTTGAATCACTTCAGCAAGTGCAAACCGCTTGGGCGGATGTGATTCATCAATGGGATGCGTATCGCACACGTATGGAAGTCGAATCCAGCGAAGCGGTGACTGAGTTTGCACTCAAATTAGCAGAACGATTGGTGCACCGTGTGATCGAGGTGGATCACACGGTGATTGTTGATCAGGTTGCGAATGCGTTTTCATATATTTTGCGTCCGATGGATGTGGCGGTTCAGATCAATCCGGATGATAAACCGATTCTTGAAGAAGCAATTCCTAATTTAATGGGTGAATTCCGAAATCTGAAGCATATTGAGTTAGTAGAAAATAAGGATGTGACGCGAGGTGGTTGCGTGGTGGTATATGGTCGAGGCGAAGTCGATGCTCAGATCGAAACGCAGATTGAGCGAGTGATCGACATGATCTTGCCGGAAGAGCCGATTGGCGCGTTTGATAATTCTGGAGTTTCCGAGATGGAAACTGAGCAAGCAGCGCCATCTCCAGACGAATCACTTCAGGCCGCAATGCCGACTGAGATGACGGAAGTCAGCGATGTAAGCAATATTTCAGGCATAGTTGAGAATCATATCACACCAGAAGAATTGGTTATGCCGGATCTATCTGAAGATACGGTCTATCTGAATGAGCAAATGATGGCTCAATCAGAAGATTTAGATGCAGACCATCAAGAGCAGCCCGTGGTTGAGCCAGTTGAAGATGAGTCTGCAACTGATCCATTGCAAGGGTAG
- the fliG gene encoding flagellar motor switch protein FliG: MTVAGAPVTESVNEMPGIRKAAILLLALDPEASANVLSSMPGKAVESVTRELASLGDIPKGTRDSVLQEFYDLAVAQSWASEGGLDYARSLLMKSLDPKEAERIIQQISQQVRKTPFSFLQKAEAGNLLTFIQDEHPQTIALIVSHLSFHKASEILAGLPTPKQIEVVKRVANMEQTNPEVISEVEKGLESRLANMLNQSFEKIGGVETVAEMLNLVDRTTEKSIMEGLEAEDPDLVEEIRRLMFVFEDILLVDDKGIQAVLKEVDNDELALALKTASQELKDKIFGNMSERAATLIGEDMEFMGPVRVSDVEAAQQRIVDIVRRLEDAGEIIVSGRGGDSDVVV; this comes from the coding sequence ATGACAGTAGCAGGCGCACCTGTGACAGAATCGGTGAATGAGATGCCGGGCATCCGCAAAGCGGCGATCCTGTTGCTTGCGCTTGATCCTGAAGCGTCAGCCAATGTGTTGAGTTCGATGCCGGGCAAAGCAGTTGAATCAGTGACGCGTGAGCTAGCAAGTTTGGGAGATATCCCGAAAGGCACACGAGATTCAGTGCTGCAGGAGTTTTATGATCTTGCGGTCGCACAGTCGTGGGCAAGTGAGGGAGGGCTGGATTATGCACGTTCTTTGCTGATGAAATCACTTGATCCGAAGGAAGCCGAGCGGATTATTCAGCAGATCAGCCAGCAGGTTCGCAAGACGCCATTCTCGTTTTTGCAGAAGGCGGAAGCGGGCAACCTGTTGACGTTTATTCAAGATGAGCATCCACAAACAATCGCGCTGATTGTCTCGCACCTTTCGTTCCACAAGGCATCCGAAATTTTAGCGGGTTTGCCAACGCCGAAGCAGATTGAGGTGGTCAAACGTGTTGCGAATATGGAGCAGACCAACCCTGAGGTGATTAGTGAAGTGGAGAAGGGTTTGGAATCACGTTTGGCAAACATGCTGAATCAGTCATTCGAAAAGATTGGCGGCGTAGAAACCGTGGCCGAGATGCTCAACTTGGTCGATCGTACGACAGAAAAGTCGATCATGGAAGGCCTCGAAGCAGAAGATCCGGATCTGGTCGAAGAAATTCGCAGGCTCATGTTCGTCTTCGAAGACATTCTGCTTGTCGACGACAAGGGGATTCAGGCGGTTCTCAAAGAAGTGGACAACGACGAACTCGCACTTGCACTCAAGACAGCGTCGCAAGAACTCAAAGACAAGATCTTTGGGAATATGTCCGAACGTGCTGCGACACTCATTGGCGAAGATATGGAATTCATGGGCCCTGTACGTGTCAGCGATGTCGAGGCTGCTCAGCAGCGTATCGTGGATATCGTGCGGCGGCTTGAAGATGCGGGCGAGATTATCGTCAGCGGTCGTGGCGGCGATTCGGATGTTGTGGTCTGA
- a CDS encoding FliI/YscN family ATPase, whose protein sequence is MTVLSQQIEMLEAAAPLELRGTVVEVRGLALRVADLPVPIGSMVRITPRGGRQQSSFVLEGEVVGFDEDVTIVMPFGELTGVKRGDRVIATQFAQYVRVGEALLGRVLDGLGRPIDHLGPVGDTVARPLNPKPVDPLDRPRIDEPLATGVRAVDTMMSVGRGQRVGVFAGPGMGKSTLLGMMAKHTAADVSVIALVGERGREVKDFVEGILGAEGLARSVVVVATSDEPALVRIRSALVATAIAEFFRDQGLDVLMIMDSVTRFCQAQRQVGLAAGEPPTTKGFPPSVFAMLPRLLERSGRTNKGSITGLYSILVEGEDMTEPVADACRGILDGHIQLSRKLAEQGHYPAIDVLGSVSRVMDDVTMLDHQKARREIIKLLSSYAQVEDLLNIGAYTPGSNPDFDLAIACKPAIDRVLQQTRDFDPELSNFERTRAMLLALNSNMDSARQQLAQQQLGMQTNMQMPS, encoded by the coding sequence ATGACGGTTTTATCTCAGCAAATCGAGATGTTGGAGGCTGCTGCCCCGCTAGAATTGCGCGGCACAGTTGTCGAAGTGCGCGGACTTGCGCTTCGTGTTGCTGATTTACCCGTCCCGATTGGCTCGATGGTTCGTATAACACCACGTGGAGGTCGTCAACAATCATCATTCGTGCTGGAAGGTGAAGTTGTCGGATTTGATGAAGATGTCACGATTGTGATGCCGTTTGGTGAGCTGACAGGTGTGAAACGTGGTGATCGTGTGATTGCGACACAGTTTGCTCAGTATGTGCGTGTTGGTGAAGCTTTATTAGGTCGTGTCTTGGATGGCTTAGGCCGTCCAATCGATCATCTCGGTCCTGTCGGTGATACGGTCGCTCGGCCTCTGAATCCCAAACCGGTCGATCCACTTGATCGTCCTCGTATTGACGAACCTCTCGCGACTGGCGTTCGAGCTGTCGATACCATGATGTCGGTTGGTCGTGGCCAGCGTGTGGGTGTTTTTGCCGGACCGGGTATGGGTAAATCAACTTTGCTCGGCATGATGGCAAAGCATACCGCAGCAGACGTGAGTGTGATCGCACTCGTTGGTGAACGTGGCCGTGAGGTAAAAGATTTTGTTGAAGGGATTCTTGGGGCTGAAGGTTTAGCACGATCAGTCGTTGTTGTCGCCACCAGTGACGAGCCTGCGCTTGTTCGCATTCGCTCAGCTTTGGTCGCCACAGCGATTGCTGAATTCTTCCGTGATCAAGGTTTAGACGTGCTAATGATTATGGATTCTGTCACACGCTTCTGCCAAGCCCAAAGGCAAGTCGGCCTCGCAGCCGGTGAACCACCAACCACCAAAGGCTTTCCGCCAAGCGTATTCGCGATGTTGCCTCGTCTGCTCGAACGATCAGGCCGCACAAATAAAGGCTCCATCACTGGCCTATATTCGATCCTCGTTGAAGGTGAAGATATGACCGAGCCAGTTGCCGATGCATGCCGAGGTATTCTTGACGGTCATATTCAGCTTTCTCGCAAACTTGCCGAGCAAGGCCATTATCCCGCTATTGATGTGCTTGGTTCTGTTAGCCGTGTGATGGATGATGTGACCATGCTCGATCACCAGAAAGCTCGCCGCGAGATCATCAAGCTCCTGTCGTCATACGCACAGGTCGAGGATCTCCTCAATATCGGCGCCTACACACCTGGTTCAAACCCCGACTTTGATCTTGCAATCGCCTGCAAGCCGGCCATCGATCGTGTGCTTCAACAAACACGTGATTTTGATCCGGAACTCAGCAACTTTGAAAGAACACGTGCAATGCTCTTAGCGCTGAATAGTAATATGGATTCAGCCCGCCAACAGCTTGCACAACAACAGCTTGGCATGCAAACGAACATGCAGATGCCAAGCTAA
- a CDS encoding sigma-54-dependent transcriptional regulator, with the protein MKKIKASAELTKSSWKMELGMSNKILVVDDKQMMRDSVGATLQRGGFTVVVASNGKVALDMVAKHRPAAVITDLKMPEMDGLALLKALKQADDQLPVVLMTAYGKINDAVAAMKEGAFDFIQKPFEGDQLVVVMKRAVKHRQLVQENTALKTASTMLENSPTMIGTSAGMRRVAQQIHQIANSSGTVLICGESGTGKEVVARTLHAHSARRNRLMLCLNCAALSSSLLESELFGHERGAFTGADQLRKGRFELSDGGTLLLDEISEISPQLQAKLLRVLQEGQFERVGSSLTMNVDVRVVATTNRDLAQSVMAGEFRQDLYYRLNVLPVYLPPLREREKDIPLLAEHFLNRVALREGKESKRFDDEAIGVLKSYAWPGNVRELQNICERASVLSRSQVIDAGLIQPWLMTPSMPVGGFYTPAPNAMNGGHVNGGGVQARGGHGGVPPQMGGYNGAVVNGAGVGQAAVQPQAMTNVQEVPMAHSSAGNTGGLTPEVRSLEEIEREQIIKTLGHFGGNRQQTAEALGIGVRTLGLKLKKWKELNLVAQTI; encoded by the coding sequence GTGAAGAAGATCAAAGCGTCGGCGGAGCTGACGAAGTCATCATGGAAGATGGAGTTAGGGATGAGTAATAAAATTCTGGTTGTCGATGATAAGCAGATGATGCGTGACAGTGTGGGCGCGACGTTACAGCGTGGCGGTTTTACGGTTGTGGTGGCGAGTAATGGGAAGGTGGCGTTGGATATGGTGGCGAAGCATCGTCCGGCTGCGGTGATTACGGATTTGAAGATGCCGGAGATGGACGGGTTGGCGTTATTGAAGGCGCTTAAGCAAGCGGATGATCAGTTGCCGGTGGTTTTGATGACGGCGTATGGAAAGATCAATGATGCTGTGGCTGCGATGAAGGAGGGCGCGTTTGATTTTATACAGAAGCCGTTTGAAGGTGATCAGTTGGTGGTGGTGATGAAGCGTGCGGTGAAGCATCGGCAGCTGGTACAGGAGAATACCGCGTTGAAAACGGCGTCAACGATGCTGGAAAATTCGCCGACGATGATTGGTACGAGTGCTGGGATGAGGCGGGTTGCGCAGCAGATTCATCAGATCGCAAATTCATCGGGAACGGTTTTGATCTGTGGTGAGAGTGGCACGGGTAAAGAGGTTGTTGCGAGGACGTTGCATGCCCATAGTGCGCGGCGGAATCGACTGATGTTATGTTTGAACTGCGCGGCGCTATCGAGCAGTTTGCTTGAGTCGGAATTGTTCGGGCATGAGCGTGGCGCGTTTACAGGCGCGGATCAGTTGAGGAAGGGGCGGTTCGAATTGTCGGATGGCGGAACGCTCTTGCTTGATGAGATCAGTGAGATCAGTCCGCAATTGCAAGCGAAGCTGTTGCGTGTGTTGCAAGAGGGTCAGTTTGAGCGTGTGGGTTCGAGCTTGACGATGAATGTGGATGTGCGTGTGGTGGCGACGACGAACCGAGATTTGGCGCAGAGTGTTATGGCTGGAGAATTTCGGCAGGACTTGTATTACAGGTTGAATGTGTTGCCCGTTTATCTGCCGCCGTTGCGGGAACGAGAGAAGGATATTCCGCTTTTAGCTGAACATTTTCTGAATCGTGTTGCGCTACGAGAGGGTAAAGAGTCGAAACGTTTCGATGATGAAGCGATTGGTGTGTTGAAGAGCTATGCGTGGCCGGGGAATGTGCGTGAACTGCAGAATATTTGTGAGCGAGCGAGTGTGCTGAGTCGTAGCCAGGTGATTGATGCTGGGTTGATCCAGCCGTGGTTGATGACGCCGTCGATGCCGGTGGGTGGATTTTATACGCCGGCGCCAAACGCGATGAATGGGGGGCATGTGAATGGCGGTGGCGTCCAGGCAAGAGGCGGGCATGGCGGAGTGCCGCCGCAGATGGGTGGATATAACGGCGCGGTGGTAAATGGTGCGGGAGTGGGACAAGCTGCAGTTCAACCTCAAGCGATGACAAATGTTCAGGAAGTGCCGATGGCACATTCGTCGGCGGGGAATACGGGTGGATTGACACCTGAGGTGCGGTCGTTGGAAGAAATTGAACGCGAGCAAATCATTAAAACGCTGGGGCATTTTGGTGGGAATCGGCAGCAAACAGCGGAGGCGTTGGGAATCGGGGTGCGAACGCTTGGGCTGAAACTGAAGAAGTGGAAGGAATTGAATTTAGTGGCTCAGACGATTTAG
- the flgC gene encoding flagellar basal body rod protein FlgC, with protein MFGSLDISTSALVAQRTRMETISANLANKDTILNPKNEYEPYRRRMVVFGEGDARTGKDGGVHVQEILLDDAPFKKFLDPSNKFADEEGYIYKPNIDSAIEQINALEAARSYEANITAAEATKSMLQTSLRLLA; from the coding sequence ATGTTTGGATCTTTGGATATTTCAACTTCGGCTTTGGTCGCACAGCGGACGCGCATGGAGACGATTTCCGCAAACTTAGCGAACAAAGACACGATTCTGAATCCAAAGAACGAATATGAGCCTTATCGTAGGCGAATGGTTGTGTTTGGTGAGGGAGATGCGCGGACTGGTAAGGATGGTGGGGTACACGTACAAGAGATTTTGCTGGACGATGCACCGTTTAAAAAGTTCCTTGATCCAAGCAATAAGTTTGCGGATGAGGAAGGATATATTTATAAGCCGAACATTGATTCTGCGATTGAGCAAATCAATGCATTGGAAGCGGCAAGATCTTACGAAGCAAATATTACTGCTGCAGAGGCAACCAAGTCGATGTTACAAACAAGCTTGCGCTTGTTGGCATAA
- the flgB gene encoding flagellar basal body rod protein FlgB has product MIAGLLDSGALPTLERFVQFAGERHRVLTNNIANLDTPYFKPRDLSVNSFQAELSKAIGDRREQKNPLRGELNLMETDQIRFGKDRIETKPEAMNEGIMFHDRNNRDLEVTMKDLAENAIAHNAGVELLKNQFEMLKMAIRGQVS; this is encoded by the coding sequence TTGATCGCAGGTTTGTTAGATAGTGGTGCATTGCCAACTTTGGAACGCTTCGTGCAGTTCGCGGGTGAGCGTCATCGTGTGCTGACAAACAATATTGCGAACTTGGATACGCCGTACTTTAAGCCACGTGATTTGAGTGTGAATTCGTTTCAGGCAGAGCTAAGTAAAGCGATCGGCGATCGGCGTGAGCAAAAAAATCCACTTCGGGGTGAGTTGAACCTTATGGAAACGGATCAGATTCGATTTGGAAAAGATCGTATTGAGACGAAGCCTGAGGCGATGAATGAGGGAATCATGTTTCATGATCGGAATAATCGTGATTTAGAAGTCACGATGAAAGATCTGGCTGAGAACGCGATTGCTCACAATGCGGGGGTTGAATTGCTGAAGAATCAGTTCGAGATGTTGAAGATGGCGATTCGAGGTCAGGTGAGTTAA
- the fliE gene encoding flagellar hook-basal body complex protein FliE — protein MSDPLGLINSTQNLGGIQPGKIAKPAGPEVPGAPEGPSFKDVLMKNIEQVNRMQQDAEMAIEDLASGKRDDMDAVLMAKQKADIAFQTLLQVRNKLMTAFEEVKQIRV, from the coding sequence ATGTCAGATCCATTAGGACTCATTAACAGCACACAAAATCTTGGCGGCATACAGCCGGGCAAGATTGCGAAGCCAGCAGGGCCGGAGGTTCCGGGTGCGCCGGAAGGGCCTAGCTTCAAAGATGTGCTGATGAAGAATATTGAGCAGGTGAATCGCATGCAGCAGGACGCTGAGATGGCGATTGAAGACCTGGCAAGTGGGAAGCGGGATGATATGGATGCTGTTTTGATGGCGAAACAGAAAGCAGATATTGCTTTCCAAACGCTGCTTCAGGTACGCAATAAGTTGATGACTGCGTTCGAAGAAGTGAAACAGATCCGTGTCTGA
- a CDS encoding flagellar protein FliT — translation MKTVVNAKPAGDIPMVLKLLVRQRDLYKLMGEFSVQQAECVEKGETEELLKVLSQRQYLVDSLMETNAELTPYRERWDSIVANMTEGIKTQVNSLVDEVEGQLREILKRDDVTQKNLQAAKAEVGQQLQQSRHTGAAMGAYRGAAAGAYAANQVAARYMDNRG, via the coding sequence ATGAAGACTGTTGTGAACGCGAAGCCGGCTGGCGATATACCGATGGTGTTGAAGCTGCTGGTGAGGCAACGTGATCTCTATAAGCTGATGGGTGAGTTCAGTGTGCAGCAGGCGGAGTGTGTTGAGAAGGGGGAGACGGAAGAGCTGCTGAAGGTGTTGTCACAACGGCAGTACCTGGTTGATTCGTTGATGGAGACGAATGCAGAGTTGACGCCCTATCGTGAGCGGTGGGATTCGATCGTGGCGAATATGACAGAGGGGATTAAGACGCAGGTGAATAGTTTGGTGGATGAGGTAGAGGGGCAATTGCGTGAGATCTTGAAGCGGGATGATGTGACACAGAAAAATTTGCAGGCGGCCAAGGCTGAGGTTGGACAGCAATTGCAACAGTCCCGGCATACAGGTGCTGCGATGGGCGCGTATCGTGGTGCGGCTGCGGGCGCCTATGCTGCGAATCAGGTGGCGGCTCGTTATATGGATAACCGTGGATAA